The following are encoded together in the Molothrus ater isolate BHLD 08-10-18 breed brown headed cowbird unplaced genomic scaffold, BPBGC_Mater_1.1 matUn_MA147, whole genome shotgun sequence genome:
- the LOC118701203 gene encoding GPI-linked NAD(P)(+)--arginine ADP-ribosyltransferase 1-like, which yields MAPVPPMLPPLLAMTAMATATTAAAGVPSGGPSATPAVVAVTLDMAPAAFDDQYRGCGRAMAARLPALNRSELRRGGPWAEAWALAAAQWRGRPAPPGPASPLSPEQAIALMAYTAPLPLHREFNEAVRQAGRSRREYRDNFHFKTLHFLLTQAVAALRGSVSPRCLRVFRGVRGVRFAARRGDSVRFGHFASASLRNESSWGFGTDAAFQVLTCQGAAVREFSFFPHEEEVLIPPFETFEVTDVTNVTKEGDKARIQLRSTGTFSNYNCEWLREQRCGDGPCVFDMGWSVPRTSPHLGGLLVATTALAVATGTF from the exons CCTCCTGGCGATGACCGCAATGGCCACAGCGACCACGGCCGCCGCCGGTGTCCCCTCGGGtggccccagtgccacccccgcCGTGGTGGCGGTCACCCTGGACATGGCTCCGGCCGCCTTCGATGACCAGTACCGGGGCTGCGGCCGCGCCATGGCCGCGCGGCTGCCGGCCCTCAACCGCTCCGAGCTGCGGCGCGGCGGCCCCTGGGCCGAGGCCTGGGCTCTGGCCGCTGCCCAGTGGCGCGGccggccggccccgccgggccctGCGTCCCCTCTGTCCCCGGAGCAGGCCATCGCCCTCATGGCCTACACGGCGCCGCTGCCCTTGCACCGCGAGTTCAACGAGGCCGTGCGCCAGGCCGGGCGCTCCCGCCGGGAGTACCGCGACAACTTCCACTTCAAAACGCTGCATTTCCTGCTCACCCAG GCCGTGGCGGCGCTGCGCGGCTCCGTGTCCCCGCGGTGTCTGCGCGTGTTCCGCGGGGTGCGCGGCGTTCGCTTCGCGGCGCGGCGCGGGGACTCCGTGCGCTTCGGCCACTTCGCGTCGGCCTCGCTGCGCAACGAGAGCTCCTGGGGCTTCGGCACGGACGCGGCCTTCCAGGTGCTCACCTGCCAGGGCGCGGCCGTCCGCGAGTTCTCCTTCTTCCCGCACGAGGAGGAGGTGCTGATCCCGCCCTTCGAGACCTTCGAGGTCACCGATGTCACCAACGTCACCAAGGAGGGGGACAAGGCGCGGATCCAGCTGCGCTCCACCGGGACCTTCAGCAACTACAACTGCGAGTGGCTGCGAG AGCAGCGCTGTGGGGACGGGCCCTGTGTGTTCGACATGG GCTGGAGCGTCCCCAGGACCTCTCCCCACCTCGGGGGGCTCCTCGTggccaccacagccctggcagtggcCACCGGAACCTTCTGA